The genome window CGACGATCGGCGCGTCGACCGAGTCCTTCTCGAACAGCCACGCAAGGGCGACCTGGGCCATCTTCACGCCCTTCTCGGCGGCGAGCTCCTCGACGCGCTCGTTGACCTCGCGCCCGCCGCCCTCGCGGTAGGGGTGCGCGTAGAGGTGCTCCTCCGTCTCGCCGCGGAGGGTGGCGTCCACCTCCTCGTGCGGGCGCGTCAGGTAGCCGCGCGCGAGCGGGCTCCACGGCATCACGCCGACCCCCTCCTTCTCGCAGAGCGGGAGCATCTCGCGCTCCTCCTCGCGGTACGCGAGGTTGTAGTGGTTCTGCATCGTCGCGAACCGCTCGTACCCCTCGCGCTCGCTGACGCGGAGCGACTCCGCGAACTGGTGGGCCCACATCGAGGAGGCGCCGACGTACCGCACGTCGCCGCGCCGGACCGCGTCGTCGAGCGCGGCGAGCGTCTCCTCGATCGGGGTGTCGTCGTCCCATCGATGGATCTGGTAGAGATCGA of Halorubrum trapanicum contains these proteins:
- a CDS encoding aldo/keto reductase gives rise to the protein MEYTTLGNTGTTVSKICLGCMSFGDSDWREWVLDEEEGKELVERAVDLGVNFFDTANMYSNGESERVLGEALDGYDRDEFVVATKGYFRMDESNPNSGGLSRKAIEQELSNSLDRLGMDTIDLYQIHRWDDDTPIEETLAALDDAVRRGDVRYVGASSMWAHQFAESLRVSEREGYERFATMQNHYNLAYREEEREMLPLCEKEGVGVMPWSPLARGYLTRPHEEVDATLRGETEEHLYAHPYREGGGREVNERVEELAAEKGVKMAQVALAWLFEKDSVDAPIVGTTSVEHLEDAVEALDVDLSDSDVEWLEEPYEPVRVSGHE